AGGCCTACCAGCCACAGATGACGGCGGCAATGTCGACGACCCGCCGCCTATACCGAACGGTGTTGCCAGCGCAGCCTCATCTACGGACTCTGTTCTCCTGAACGACAAGTCCAAAGGTGGAGCTCGCACTCGCAACACCACAACTACAAACTCATCTTTCATCACTATCGAGGAGACGAATAGTGACAACATCCATGCTCATGCACACACTCTGTCTGCCAGTAGTGTGGCGAACATTCTTGCAACAGATGCCCAGTATGTTGAACATGCTTTCGAGTACTTCGGCTGTTACTAATGCCCCTCAGGAATGGTTTGACGGCCAACGAGGTGACTCACCGTCGTGAGCGCTATGGATCCAACAAGCTAGAAAGCTCTGGTGGCATCGTCTGGTGGAGGATTCTCCTTAGACAAGTCTCGAACAGCTTGACCCTAGTTCTGGTGATAGCCATGGCACTCAGTTTCGGGACTCAAGACTGGATTGAAGGCGGTGTCATCACAGCGGTCATCTTCCTCAACATCGTCGTCGGCTTCTTCCAGGACTATCGCGCCGAACAGACCATCGCCTCTCTTCTGGCCATGGCGGCGCCTGAATGCAAGGTCATCCGCGACAATGGCAACCTCACGAACATCAAGGCAGAGGATCTGGTCCCTGGCGACCTTGTTCAGTTGGTGACGGGCGACATCGTGGCTGCTGATCTCCGTCTTGTCAACAGCGTCAACCTTGCCAGCGACGAAGCTCTCCTCACCGGTGAATCGAAGCCTTCTGTCAAGGACGCCGACTACATCTCCGATAAGATCGATGCCCCTGTCGGCGATCGGACCAACATTGCCTACTCGTCGACCACATTGACACGTGGTCGCGGAGCTGGTATCGTCATTGCTAGTGGTATGAACACCGAAATTGGCAAGATCGCTGTCCTGTTGCGGGACAAGCCTCCTTCAAAGGAAGGTCCATGGCTTGTCAGATGCGGCAACAGAGTCCTGCGCGGTATCAAGAACGCTCTTGGTCTCGTGGGCACGCCTCTCCAGGTCAAGCTTTCTTGGTTCGCCCTGTTCCTCTTCGCCTTGGCCATACTCCTCGCCATCATTGTCTTCTCGGTGAACCTCTGGGACATTGACGATGAGACCTTGATCTACGGTATCTGTGTGGCAGTTGCTGTTATCCCTGAATCTCTGATCGCTGTGTTGACCATCACCATGGCTGTAGGCTCAAAGGCTATGGCACGAGGTAACGTCATCGTGAGAAGGATGGGTGCGCTCGAGGCAATTGGTGGCGTCACCAACATCTGTTCCGACAAGACAGGAACATTGACCCAGGGTAAGATGCTTGCCAGAAAGGCAATGCTTCCCGGTGGTCGCTTTATCAGTGTAGAGAACGAGACACACCCCCTCGATCCCACTACAGGTGAGCTGAAGCTGGATGGGAAGCCGCTTGCTCTAGAGCAGATTTGGCCAGAGCTCGAATTGCATCGCTTCTTTCAGATCATCGCGCTGTGCAACGTGTCTACTGTCAAGGCGCCTCACGACGAAGAAGCCCAATGGACAGCCACGGGAGAACCCACCGAGATAGCTCTCTCTGTCATGGCACTGCGAGCTGGTTGCGGCAAGCAGGATACTATTCACCGCGAAGGCCTTCGACTGCTTACAGAGCACTCTTTCGACTCGGCTGTAAAACGAATGTCAGCCGTGTACGCTAGCGACCCGAATGGGGAGCTGACCTGCTTCACCAAGGGCGCCACTGAATTCCTCCTGCCTCTGATGAGGGTCAACGAGGCAACATCGAAAGCTATCCTGGCACAGGCAGACGCCATGGCCTCTGAAGGTCTGCGTGTTCTTTGCCTTGCATACCGAACCTTGAACCCAGACGAGGACAGCAAGATCATGGATCGCGAACACGTGGAGCAAGACCTCATGTTTGCCGGCCTGGTCGGTATCTACGATCCCCCTCGTCTCGAATCTGCTGGCGCCATCAAGCAATGTCAACGAGCAGGGATTACCGTTCACATGCTTACTGGCGACCACCTCAAGACAGCTACTACCATCGCCCGGGAGATCGGTATCTTGGCACCGCACGTTACTGGATCTTCCTCTGCCGACGCGGTGATGACTGCCTCTGTCTTCGACAAGATGTCTGATCAAGATCTGGATAACATGGCTTCTCTCCCATTGGTCCTCGCACGTTGCAGTCCTACCACAAAGCTGCGTATGCTTGACGCTTTGCACCGCAGAGGCAAGTATTGTGTGATGACTGGAGACGGAGTGAACGACTCGCCAGCTTTGAAGGGTGCCGATGTGGGCGTCGCCATGGGCCTCAACGGCAGCGATGTTAGCAAACAAGCCGCAGATCTGGTCCTTACCGACGACAACTTCGCATCCATCGTCTCAGCTATCCGCGAAGGCCGTCGTCTCTTCGATAACATCCGGAAATTCTTGCTGCACTTGCTCATCTCGAACATCGCTCAAGTCATTCTACTCCTCATCGGCCTGGCCTTCAAAGACAACAACGATGTCTCCGTCTTCCCACTATCACCACTCGAGATCCTCTTCGCCAACCTGGTCTCCTCTTCCTTCCTCGCCATCGGCTTGGGTCTCGAAGAAGCATCAGCAGATGTAATGACCCGCCCACCACACTCACTCAAGGCAGGCGTCTTCACCAAAGAGCTCATCATCGACAAATTCATCTACGGAACCTGTATGGGCTGTCTATGCCTCGCAAGCTTCTGCATCGTCGCATTCGGCGTCGGCGACGGCAACTTAGGCGACGACTGTAACCACAACCACAACGACACCTGCGACCTCCCATACCGTGCTCGCGGTACAGCTTACGCTATTCTCACCGTCTTGCTCTCCGTCATGGCATGGGAGGCGAAGCATTTGGATCTCAGTCTGTTCAACATGTACCCGAACGAGGACTCGCGCAAGGGACTCTCCTTCTTCTCCACCGTCACCAAGAATCGCTTCCTGTTCTGGGCGGTCATGGCTGGTCTGGTCACGCCGTTCCCGGTTATCTATATCCCTGTCGTCAACCGCATTGTGTTCCGCCACCTGCCGTTGACGTGGGAGTGGGGTCTGGTGGCTGGTAGTATTGTTGTTTTCATCTCGCTTGTTGAGAGCTGGAAGGCTATCAAGCGTAGGATGAAGGCGAAGAAGGCGCGCAAGAACCCTATCGAGGTTAACAACTTTGACAATGATAAGTCTCAGGTTTAGGTCTGAGGTTTCAATGTCAGCACGCACAAAGTCTAGCAGTGATCCAACATCGATGGCGGACAGATTTGCTTTTCGGTCACTCTTTTGGCGGGGGATGGTATCTTGGTTTGGTCACTCCTTTGGCATCACGGTTTGGAGAAGGCGCAGGGGAACGCTCTTTAGT
Above is a window of Fulvia fulva chromosome 6, complete sequence DNA encoding:
- a CDS encoding Calcium-transporting ATPase 3 encodes the protein MAKPLASSNHVDVETQHSAAQHGGGLPATDDGGNVDDPPPIPNGVASAASSTDSVLLNDKSKGGARTRNTTTTNSSFITIEETNSDNIHAHAHTLSASSVANILATDAQNGLTANEVTHRRERYGSNKLESSGGIVWWRILLRQVSNSLTLVLVIAMALSFGTQDWIEGGVITAVIFLNIVVGFFQDYRAEQTIASLLAMAAPECKVIRDNGNLTNIKAEDLVPGDLVQLVTGDIVAADLRLVNSVNLASDEALLTGESKPSVKDADYISDKIDAPVGDRTNIAYSSTTLTRGRGAGIVIASGMNTEIGKIAVLLRDKPPSKEGPWLVRCGNRVLRGIKNALGLVGTPLQVKLSWFALFLFALAILLAIIVFSVNLWDIDDETLIYGICVAVAVIPESLIAVLTITMAVGSKAMARGNVIVRRMGALEAIGGVTNICSDKTGTLTQGKMLARKAMLPGGRFISVENETHPLDPTTGELKLDGKPLALEQIWPELELHRFFQIIALCNVSTVKAPHDEEAQWTATGEPTEIALSVMALRAGCGKQDTIHREGLRLLTEHSFDSAVKRMSAVYASDPNGELTCFTKGATEFLLPLMRVNEATSKAILAQADAMASEGLRVLCLAYRTLNPDEDSKIMDREHVEQDLMFAGLVGIYDPPRLESAGAIKQCQRAGITVHMLTGDHLKTATTIAREIGILAPHVTGSSSADAVMTASVFDKMSDQDLDNMASLPLVLARCSPTTKLRMLDALHRRGKYCVMTGDGVNDSPALKGADVGVAMGLNGSDVSKQAADLVLTDDNFASIVSAIREGRRLFDNIRKFLLHLLISNIAQVILLLIGLAFKDNNDVSVFPLSPLEILFANLVSSSFLAIGLGLEEASADVMTRPPHSLKAGVFTKELIIDKFIYGTCMGCLCLASFCIVAFGVGDGNLGDDCNHNHNDTCDLPYRARGTAYAILTVLLSVMAWEAKHLDLSLFNMYPNEDSRKGLSFFSTVTKNRFLFWAVMAGLVTPFPVIYIPVVNRIVFRHLPLTWEWGLVAGSIVVFISLVESWKAIKRRMKAKKARKNPIEVNNFDNDKSQV